DNA sequence from the Coffea eugenioides isolate CCC68of chromosome 9, Ceug_1.0, whole genome shotgun sequence genome:
TTACACAGCAagacaaaaaaaaggaatttttttaaaaaagtaaccTCAATTCCCTCATTTTCTGAACAAATTCTTTCTATTTATTTACTTTGTCAAGAAATCTGTGGTGGTCTATGTATAGACATGATAACTTAagtgtttttcttttctatttttttttggggaacaTTCATATTTAATTGCTAGGGTGCTTCCTAAACTTTCTTTTCGACTTCTAAAATTAAAATGATCCAATATTGCCTAACATTGTAAATGTATATAAGTTACCCTCACATATTTTTCTTGACTCCCCACTTTGGTATAGGGGTGtgaatcgaaatcgaaatcggtaattcagaactttgaaatcgaaatttttcagaattttCGACCGATTttgatttcgaattcaccaattccgaattgaattcggaattcggtaaatttcgatttcaccgaattcatgaatataaaaatgatgattattattatataaatattatattacatatatataaaaaatattatatatatgtgtgaaaatgaaattgaaatcgaaataggaattccgatttcaccgaattcatgaatattaaaattattattataatataaatgttatattatatatatatgaaaaacatatttgaaatcgaaataggaatttcgaattccgatttcgatttcaaattgtGAATTCGAAATTGGAATTTCCgatttgaaaaatttcattACTGAATTCGACCAATTCGAAATAGAATATTCCAATTTCCATTCCGAATTACTGAATtcgaaattccgaattcaattcgaattcggtcggtaaatcgaaattttttgattttgcacACCCTTACTTTGGTAGTTGGAACTtaaccttgtttggattgcaattccttttaaaaaaaatttatattttttctgaacacatttctcaatcatttttttatatcatatatatcaaatttttatagtaattttttttttttacaaaaaaactCTAAAAGATAGCAATCCAGATGGgatataaaatttatactttGAGTAAAACTACCAAACAAGGCTTCCTACTCAATAATTCTGCAGGAAAACCTTGTCGGTTGTCACTCTTCGTCTCAAACATAAAAGAAATGTGACGGGTTGATCATCGTTAGACCGTTGCCGACAAAAAATATGCAACTCTTATAtgaagggttttttttttttttttttttttgagggtaCTTTCTTTCGAAGTCATCTTATAAGAAggttattttctcttttctttcgaAGAAGTCGGTGCCCTTAAAACACAATCtgagaaaagaataaaaaaaaaaacaggtaaTGACGATCTTAAACCACATGATATTGCTGTTTCGCCTTTTGTTAGGTATGTGTTTCGGTTGAAATCTCAAGTATTTGACTAAATTGATGCAGAAGGCACACGTTTTTGGCATATTCTTCGAGAGAAGCATCAACTAATAAATTATTGCAAGGTAACAACTTGGTGACGTGGTCCTCTCCTTTCTATTATTGTTGGACGATTTCTGTGGTCGGAAATCGAGATAGCTTAGTTTGATGTAAACTCTACTTATTTGGTTAAACAATCTCATCACAAACTCGTGACTTGAGGTCAACTGAAAGCGTCGTTTCCAATTGAAAGGTTAAAATGAATATCGTGTATTTGAATCTACGGACGTTGATTTACATCCTATTCCTTTCGTTCCCCCTCTCTTTTGGACGATATTAGCATTGTCAAGGATGAATGTAACTAACGCAATTCTTAATTGTGTGTTGGTTGCTTATTTAAACAAGGAAAATCATGGgaatgaattgaaaaaacaTCCTTTATCGATTATTAGGCTTTCGTGTAGGATGAGAAAAAACATTGAGCCTTTTAAATGGAATATCACACGTTTTGAGTTTCAAGACTAAAATAGtagagggataatttcataaacctccccttACGTTTTTAGCTATTTCACTTAGTTCCCTTGACATTTTAAAATTACACTTACGTCCCTTGATTTGACATTTTGGTAACCAAATCTTAAAATAGAGTGAAAATTTTAATGAATATCCTAAAATGCCCTTATCTTATAAAGTTTAATTTGTTCTTCTAAACAATTGTAAAGTAATTTAGcacaaatatgaaaaaaaaagagggtcAAGTTCTTCATACGAATATTTGTTATTTAATAATCAACTATGACAATAAATCTTTTGCTATAataggctttttttttttttttatagaactTTACTGGGGCGGGCATATAGATTCTTTTTTCAATAGAGAAGAAAgcgttatcttttttttttttttttttgaaagtttgTGGACaactttttttaataaaagtttaTGGGCCGGCTTAGTAATAGAACTACTATAGTTTGGTAATGATTTTGGGCCATTTGTTTGTCATTATTCttgatttattcttgattttgatacaaaaaagaAGTAACAAAAAAAAACGGATGATGttaaaaattatcaaaaaaattcaTAGTTTAACATTTGATTTGGATAGATATTAAGGATAACATTGATAATTCTTCTATGCTTCTAATCaaatataagagaaatgaataagaagggaaaagggaaaaaaaattataaaatccaTCATTTGCATAAACATGGCAACAAAagagttttattaaaattttaaggttagtattatcattttaaatgGATAAGgggtaggtgtaatttttgaaaccttaggggagtcaagtgaaattatcaaaaacctcaggggaggtttctgaaattatcccaaaatagTAGGAAACACAACAAGAATTGGCACAACTGTATCTATTTGTAATTCTTGTTCACTAACTACACTAATGAGATCTACATTTAGCTAGAGTAGCTTCCTGCCGTAGTTGCCCACTTTTGTTTCCTGCCCTCCGTAAACAGAAAGGGGTAAACAAATGGGATATACTTGAAAAGTGAAAATGCCAAAGTTTGACATTAAAGAATGAGATGGGCTGTTCAAGAACACAAAACATCTTGTTGGTTATACAGCTGCAGCTTTGAGGGATAGAAAATCTGAAATCTTGTTGGTGTAAAAATCTGGCTGTACGGAATTCTTTGGATCTTGGAGCATTGGCAAAGTTGTCACACCTAATATGCAGAATAAATGTCATTAAAGTCAAGTAAAACTTGTGGAACTCTGTTACTTCAGAATGGATTTCTAACTGCATGTGGTTACCTGAGAGGACTAGAAGAGTTTTGCACCCACCATTTTGCCCGAAAAGGATGTCAGTATCCAATCTGTCACCAACCATGCATATCTGGGATTTCAGGATGCCGAACCTATGGATGTTTGAGTTCGAGTTAATTCTTCTCTAACAGACGAATCAGTTGAATAATCCATGCTATCAAATTATTCAGTTGGGTGGTTTATAATGCAGCTCGATTTCTACATATACAGGAGATGCAAATGCTTTCATCAAGGATAATGGCAGCTGTCAATTATCACTCTCCAATCATAACCAGAAGAACGATAGACAAAACAAAAAGGATGGAGAAAGAATGAGAGCATAATCTACCTAGACATTTTCCCCCCAAACCATAACCACATAAAAGACGGAGAGAGAAAACTAAAGGATGATAAGAAAAAAGGTTAGTAATCAGGAGAGGGATTGGCATAATTCAGTTGGCCAAATGATTAGATATGCATAATGTGATTTGCCATACAGCAGAGAGTGAAACCAGGGTTTAGCCACATACTTCTTTGCCAGGTAGTCCATCATGAATGTGGAAGGCTTCCCAACGACAAGGGGCTCGCGCTTTGTAGAACCCCAGATGGCTCCGACCATTGAACCGCCACCTGAATGCAAGAGAGGATGTATCAAAACTTTGTCATGATATATGTTTGTAGTGTAATGATGCTAGGTTACCAAGAATAATGATGTTGTTAATGGCTACATAATACTGATTAACAGGATAGATTTGCACAGCATAATTCCTCTTCAAATTCCTCAAGATTCTACAGTGCGATTTGTCACATAAATTCTTTTAAGACATTCCACAGGCTTGTGACTCAAAACTATATAtgtgcttttatttttttttcttatgcaTGTGCATGTTTGGCATAAAAGAGATCCCATAATTTTCTCATTCTTCATTTAATTTAGTCAGGTGtgtcaaaaaaaatttacttgatGTCACATTATCAGTCCTTCAAATCTGTTAGCAAggtattttaaaaattagttaGCCTATCTTATTAAGTGGCTTTTAGAAAAATGGAATAAGATCAGGACAACAAATTTTTGGCCAAAAACTTGTACAGATCTTTCATAGATAACACATGAATGTTAAGGAAAGCTTTTCCAGCCAAATACAAATCACAGTGCCTACTTAGAGTTTGAGTAAGTTCATGCATCAGAAGTTGATAGAGTTTTGAGACTCCACAAGCATAGCCACTTTACCCCAAAAAAGACACATCTTGACGACAGAATTTTGCAATTTCAAGCTTTAGTTAAAGGTGGAAACTGTTTCATTCCCCAGAGCATCAATTTGATGCTCCATGGTTATTCTGCACAGTATTGACTTAAATTATCTTCAAGTAGTAAATATGgatatgaaagagaaaaaaaattattaagtcAGAAAGAAGTAAACCTGCCCATTCCTGAGCATCTGTTAGATGAGTGACAGCATCACGGTTGGTGGCAATGAACAGACATCCTGGGTTTTCACGTATACATAGGGTTGCGTACCTTCATTTGAGCGGTGATCAGTTATAGGACAATCAGCATATATTAGAAAAGAATGGATACCCGAATCAAAGATAGACTTCTCTCTTGCTTCAATTTGTCCGAGTCTGTGTATATTTTAATCTCTTGCTTCCATTTGTCCAAGTCTGTGTATATTTTAATGGTTTTCTCTGCATGtctagggtttttatttgtAGGAGTGGCTGAAGTGTTCATGTTTGAGGGTGAGAGGGGAGAAGGAAAGAGTTTCATTCAAGTTCTAATTTACTAAACTGATCAGAAATGCTAAACAATGAAGAGAAAGCCGCAATATTTAAAGAACTTACTGAACTTTGTAATAGTTGAAATAGCGATCAAATCCAACGACGACTGCCCCAACCTGAACGAAAAGATAAAACATCTTTAATGTAAAAGGGAACGGGAAATATCCCAACATGAAATTATACAGAAACTCTTTGGCTAACATTAAGCTGAATACTAATACACATGGTATAAATGGTAACATTAAAAGCAGAAACTTTTTTTTGGCTAAGGAGGAGAAAGTAGGACCATACATCCTTGTCATGCTCCATCATGAACCCGGGCTTGAGCTCTATCTTTTTTTCACCATCTTCCTGAGGAAACACAAAAGATCCAAAATAAGCATGGATGGGAACTTCAAGCTACAGAGTAGATCGTTTTTGTTCTTATAAACTATGAGATGTAAACATTTGAAAGAGAAAATCAAACATGAAAAACTTGAGCAACTAATGGTTATAATTGCTGCAATTATCTTCTGATATAGCAGGAAAACACTAGTCAGGTACTTCATGGACAGCAGAATCTAACAGATTCATCACTCTTTGGAGAGAATATTATTACTTTACAGTGCAAAACCGGCCTTTAGATTTCATGTAACTGCACAAACTGCTCTCTAAGAATTCAAAGGCATACTTGTACAAGCTTCTCTTAAGCTAAGGTCCAAATATGTATTTGTggtttgaaaaataaagaaaatgactTGGTGATTGAAATGACCTCAGCAATGTCATTGACATAACTAGATGGAGTCATATGCCTTCACAGAATCATTTGATGACAATTGAGGAAACTTTGGAAAGTAGGGGTGAAATTCAAGCTTTTCAATTCTTGAGTTTCATGCTTTGATTCTCATGATTGACTCTTGATGACTTTGCCTTGATTTAGTTACGCATTGTATAATGTTAGGCTACAGTCAAATTATCAAGCAACTTCAATCACAGAAAACCCTCAACTGTTTCAGGCTGCATATTCTCTGACCCATCTAAAGCATTACAAGCTGTCACAATGTCTACTTCAAAATGGACCCAGGAGTGGTTGTGTATTATAAGAAAAATAGATATCAATAAGTGACTTCTCAGGACAGAAACTGGGTACCAAATGTTCCATATTCATAAAAAAACTAAACCAGTATTCCATTTCCCTGCAGGCTTCAGGTTCGTTACTGAAGAAGGATtgcaaaggaagaagaaagcagTTGTGCTGCACTGGCCTTTTTCTCTTTGAGCACTTCGAATCCTCTATTTAGTTCTTCTTGCTCTTTCTACTGATAAATTTCTTTTCTACCTACATCTACACAACTTTTCAGAACATGATTCGGGAAATGCATATTTTTACAGAACCTAAAATGTCTTAACAAACAGAAGCATTTTAGAATTAAATCTACATAGCTCTACCCAATCTCTGACCTTTAGCATATAACATGCAATATCAATTTTGAGAGTACAACTAAACCTCCATTTACCTAAACTGTTAAAAAGAATAGGGTAAAAGATAACACAATCTTCTAAACTCTGTACAGATTACTGAGACTTTGAGAAGTTTGCGAGGCCATCTAATCATGGAAAATACACATACCGGGCCTCCAAGATACTGAATCCCAGCTAACTCAAGCTCTTTTAAGATTCCATCTTCACCTATAACATATACCTTGAAAATATGCAACAAAAGGTCATTAAAGATTCCATGACAATAACAGCTTTGCATGACAAAAGAAAAACCCAGATTGGATTTCACAACAACAATGAACTTATTCTAGAAGTTCCACTGAAGCTGGTGATATCCATAAATGTGAAGGCTAATGAATACCAGGAAACCAAGCTATCACAGAAAAAGACTACCAGATCATAAAACATAAGGCTAGTATTCTTAAGATACAACCAAGTTCTTCATAAGTTACAGAACTTAATTTCTTTGTTGTTCTTCCAGGAGATCGTGATATGTAATTGTTTAAGAAGTAAGACCAACACTACTATTCAACAAAGCAAATGGTTAGACATTCCTATTATCTACCTTTGAGATTTTGGGGATAAATAGCACATCATACTGCTACAGGTGATGGACAAGCAGACAGAAACATGAATAGCTTCTGTGGAATATAAGGATACATTTTGTACAGCTATAGGAACTGCCTTTTActaaattatttattaaaaaatcaaCTTTTAGATAAAAATATTAGCAAGAGAGCACACGTGAATCCAGATAATGGACTAGATTGGCCGTTAgccatttccttttctttccacaCAGTTTTGCAAGGTAGAGGCTACTTCCCACAACCCCACCCCAGATCAACTGATGAACAAGCTCCTTTGGTTGAAGGCATCAAAAGGTGATATTGGACTATTTTTGAGCAACACATTTTGATATTGGGCTTGGTCATGCAACACCACTTCTATATGCTTTATTCTGGGTATTCGTACTAAATTATTTACCAGTTCCATAATGTCAACCAATTAGCAGTATTACGAATCAACTGCATAAGAAAAAACCATCCTTGAGCACTCTTCCCATTGTGCTAGGAGAAAGAAACCTCTAAATTTGTACGAGTCTTATTGTGATCTCCTGATCTTTTCTTGTTCTTAGCTGGTATTGCCCCTGGACACTTGTTTTGGTCATCTTGACCAGACTATACATAGATTCTCTTTTGTATGCAATTAACTTGTGGTGGCTTCTTCTTGAATTATTTTCtggtttttcaaaaaaatgctAACATAATAACTGCAGTGTGCATTTTCGAACTTCTTGCATGCTGGGCATTGATCAAGAAATTCCCTTAAAAGACGATGTTGTCATACTCTTTAGATGCAGAAAAGACAGCATCATCATTGCAGAAATGAACCAGTATTATCTATTGAGTAATAGAATGATGCTTGCTGCATACCTTTTTGTCTTTTGGGAATTCAATCGACTTCAAGTAAGCAGCAGCAGCAAAAGATGATGCAAAAATCTCCTCCTGAGAAGTGCTTGCTCTGAGTGTGGATGCCACAATTGCCAGAATTcagaaagagaagagaagaCTAACCTCGCTGACACTCAGACCAAGAGTTTCAAACTTTTTACCATATTGTTTTCTAGACTTCGTTGAGTTATTGGTAACAAAGACCAATCTCTTTCCCTGAAAAGAGCAGGACATGAAAATGGTTCTCAACCCATGACAAAAAAGAACACGGACTTGCATTTCATCCTAAAAACTAATTAGATAACTGTAAAAGAAATTAAGTGCTGTTTGACTGACACTTTCATCACAAGGCTACATAACAGTAAAGAAACAAAATCGAATAATACAAACCTTTGAGCGAAACAGGTCAAGAGTCTCTGGGACCCCATCAATCAATTTATCCCCCTTCCAGATAACACCTACAAAATTCAAACAGTAAGCATTTCTTGAAGCGTAAGGACCACCCTCCTACAACAAAATGAATGCCTTTAATCGGTCACTCGTTCTCATACTTCATGTGAAACATTCCAGCAAATCCATCTCTATTTCGAAAACTTTCAAAGTGCAGGTTCATTCATAAAAGAAGATGTAGTTTTCAAAGTGCGCTTCTTCATTCAACTACTAATCTGTGAAAATACAGATAACCTTTCCACCCCTTCAGTCTACTAGATGTGATGTTAATCAAGTAAAACACAAACAGAAGTAACATTTTTTGCTGTAATTAAAGAGACAAATAGGTACAGTTTATGCTCTTATTCGTtctagcaaaagaaaaaaaaactgatttaTGCATGTATCTCATTCTTTAAACGAAATAGCAGTCCAAATTCCAATTATTTCATCATACAACAACATTTTGACTAATTCAGACAACTAAAAGCGGTGACACGCCAATGAATTGAGGACAACTGAATTCACCAtcaagaaaagataaaaatttgGCTTGATCAGAGCCCATTACAGATTGATGAACAGTAAAGAGGTCTCGAATCCCATTTACAATCCGGAAAAGAATTGACCATCAACTTTCTTACTAGAAACAGCAAAAATAGATAAAATGAGATGATAAACCATCTGTAAAGATGATACCGTCACAATCAAAGATGAAGGTTTCAACAGAATCAATGAGTTCATCGGGATTCTTGAGGGGTTGTGCAGAGGCCCGAGTGACCAGTCTTGAAGCAGAGTTCTCCATTCTTGAATTCCTATAATTCCATTTAATGGGCCTCAAAGAATTGTTGCATAATGGGTTTGAAATGTACGTGAAATTTTTGCAGAGCAGGTGTTTAGAGCTTGAAAAAAGAGCAGTTGCAGAAGAAACTGCTGCTACTCTACAGCTGCTGCTGCTGAGCATTGTCttttgtttctctgttttcgATCAGTTATTATCCTTCGAGGGCGTGCTGGCTAGAAAGTGTCCTGATTATTGGGAATGGGTTCGTTGGACTTGAGGTCGTTAGTTGTTGGGTACTGCTGTGGCAAATTGAGTGGATGGTTCTTGGTTTATCCAATTTAAGAAAATGGTCGGTTGaggagtttgtttcacttgtgtcTAGCATATATGTATATGTTTGTAAATTGGGAGCAAGGAACCACGTAAATCtttgacttttttctttttctttttcttttttgttagtACATTTTTAGTTttgaaagaaatttttttttgggttcaagGACACTCTAAAACAtacaaaaattttttgtttgtgAATTGTGAGCAAGGAACCACGTAAatctttgactttttttttctttttctttttc
Encoded proteins:
- the LOC113782886 gene encoding phosphoglycolate phosphatase 1B, chloroplastic-like, which encodes MLSSSSCRVAAVSSATALFSSSKHLLCKNFTYISNPLCNNSLRPIKWNYRNSRMENSASRLVTRASAQPLKNPDELIDSVETFIFDCDGVIWKGDKLIDGVPETLDLFRSKGKRLVFVTNNSTKSRKQYGKKFETLGLSVSEEEIFASSFAAAAYLKSIEFPKDKKVYVIGEDGILKELELAGIQYLGGPEDGEKKIELKPGFMMEHDKDVGAVVVGFDRYFNYYKVQYATLCIRENPGCLFIATNRDAVTHLTDAQEWAGGGSMVGAIWGSTKREPLVVGKPSTFMMDYLAKKFGILKSQICMVGDRLDTDILFGQNGGCKTLLVLSGVTTLPMLQDPKNSVQPDFYTNKISDFLSLKAAAV